A section of the Ruania halotolerans genome encodes:
- a CDS encoding glycoside hydrolase family 2 protein → MSADAPRHEHPRPQFVRDTWITLNGAWDFEFDPGDSGWERGLLDAALGSSIVVPFAPESELSGIGDVDFHEALWYRREVTIPADWTGLRPQLHFAAVDHDATVWVDGAEVVRHRGGFTSFTADLTGHAEAGQTVTVTVRARDPRGGPQARGKQATRYANTDCHYTRTTGIWQSVWLEGVPEVAIRRPRITPDVAGARFHVTVPLTANRPGHRVRVHVRDSAGVVATDEVAADVDMAPTAVVTLPADRVRLWQPGDPHLYDVDITLLDGETVVDQVASYAGLRSVSIDGRKFLLNGKPVFQRLVLDQGYWPESLMTAPSDAALVRDIELSLAAGFNGARLHQKVFEERFLYHADRLGYLVWGEFGDWGAGGHGTPGDHQQPTASFITQWLEAVERDYSHPSIVGWCPLNETYQRLHDRITQLDDVTRGMFLATKAMDTTRPVLDASGYSHRVLETDIWDSHNYEQDPARFAEQVGGLSREEAHTNLHDGHTISQPYNGQPYFVSEYGGIWWNPVRAAEASGTKRDDSWGYGERVRDEEEFHQRFAGLTDALLDDPEMFGYCYTQLTDVFQEENGIYAFDRSEKLDVARVRAVQERAAAVEKDG, encoded by the coding sequence CCTTCGCTCCTGAGTCCGAACTGTCGGGCATCGGAGATGTCGACTTCCACGAGGCGCTGTGGTACCGCCGCGAGGTGACCATCCCTGCCGACTGGACCGGGTTGCGACCCCAGTTGCATTTCGCGGCAGTCGACCATGACGCCACGGTCTGGGTGGACGGTGCGGAGGTGGTGCGCCACCGCGGCGGCTTCACCTCCTTCACTGCCGACCTCACCGGCCATGCCGAGGCGGGGCAGACCGTCACGGTCACCGTGCGGGCGCGCGATCCCCGCGGCGGGCCGCAGGCGCGCGGCAAACAGGCCACCCGGTACGCCAACACCGATTGCCACTACACCCGCACCACGGGCATCTGGCAGAGCGTCTGGCTCGAGGGGGTGCCCGAGGTGGCGATCCGCCGGCCGCGGATCACCCCGGACGTGGCCGGCGCACGGTTCCACGTGACTGTGCCGCTGACGGCGAACCGGCCCGGCCATCGAGTGCGGGTGCACGTACGTGACTCGGCCGGTGTGGTGGCCACCGACGAGGTGGCGGCCGATGTGGATATGGCGCCGACCGCCGTCGTGACGCTACCCGCTGACCGCGTGCGACTGTGGCAGCCGGGCGATCCACACCTGTACGACGTGGACATCACGCTCCTGGACGGCGAGACCGTGGTGGACCAGGTGGCCAGCTACGCGGGCCTGCGCTCGGTGAGCATCGATGGGCGCAAGTTCCTCCTCAACGGCAAGCCGGTGTTCCAGCGGCTCGTGCTCGATCAGGGGTACTGGCCGGAGAGTCTCATGACGGCGCCCAGTGACGCAGCCCTGGTGCGTGACATCGAACTCTCCCTCGCCGCCGGGTTCAATGGGGCGCGATTGCACCAGAAGGTCTTCGAAGAGCGGTTCCTGTACCACGCGGACCGGCTCGGATATCTGGTCTGGGGTGAGTTCGGCGACTGGGGCGCAGGTGGCCATGGCACTCCGGGGGACCACCAGCAGCCGACGGCGTCGTTCATCACGCAGTGGCTGGAAGCGGTCGAGCGGGATTACTCCCACCCCTCGATCGTGGGCTGGTGCCCGCTGAACGAGACATATCAGCGTCTGCACGACCGGATCACCCAGCTCGATGACGTGACCCGGGGGATGTTCCTGGCCACGAAGGCAATGGATACCACCCGGCCGGTCCTGGACGCGTCCGGGTACTCCCACCGGGTGCTGGAGACGGACATCTGGGATTCGCACAACTACGAGCAGGACCCGGCGCGGTTCGCGGAGCAGGTGGGTGGGCTGAGCCGCGAGGAAGCGCACACCAACCTCCATGACGGTCACACCATCTCCCAGCCGTACAACGGCCAGCCGTATTTCGTGAGTGAGTACGGCGGGATCTGGTGGAACCCGGTGCGGGCCGCCGAGGCCAGCGGAACCAAGCGCGACGATTCCTGGGGTTACGGCGAGCGCGTGCGTGATGAGGAGGAGTTCCACCAGCGATTCGCCGGGCTCACCGACGCTTTGCTGGACGATCCGGAGATGTTCGGTTACTGCTACACCCAGCTCACCGATGTGTTCCAGGAGGAGAACGGGATCTACGCGTTCGACCGTTCGGAGAAGCTGGATGTGGCCCGAGTGCGGGCTGTGCAGGAGCGTGCGGCCGCCGTCGAGAAGGACGGCTGA
- a CDS encoding DUF4032 domain-containing protein, translated as MPQSLQITAAAPDPAMLDLPWHIALEEWPEENLAALPRGISRHVVRFVKLSGRVIAVKEIGESVAYREYQLLRDLMKLDVPSVVPVGVITGRSTPDGEPLNSVLITQHLKFSLPYRALFSRYLAPDTATRLIDALAVLLVRLHLTGFYWGDVSLSNTLFRRDAGEFAAYLVDAETGDLHDTLTTGQREYDLEIARVNIIGELMDLAAGELLVDDVDTIAVGEMIVTRYHELWNQLTSVEEFGASDRWRVAARIRQLNQLGYDVGELQMTTDIDGTTVQIQPKVVDAGHHHRRLMRLTGLDVEENQSRRLLNDMDTYRAATDQLGEDEEFVAHEWLSDVFEPTIRQIPRDLRGKLEPAEIFHEVLEHRWFMAQEAGHDIPMADVVPHYIDTVLRHRPDEEAILGLDTATLRALGEDV; from the coding sequence ATGCCGCAGTCCTTGCAGATCACCGCCGCCGCGCCGGATCCAGCGATGCTGGACCTGCCGTGGCACATTGCGCTCGAAGAGTGGCCCGAGGAGAACCTCGCGGCCCTTCCTCGCGGGATCTCTCGCCACGTGGTGCGGTTCGTCAAGCTCTCCGGTCGGGTGATTGCGGTCAAGGAGATCGGCGAGTCCGTGGCCTACCGCGAGTACCAATTGCTCCGCGATCTGATGAAGCTGGACGTCCCCTCAGTGGTTCCGGTGGGTGTGATCACCGGCCGCAGCACCCCCGACGGGGAACCGCTGAACTCGGTGCTGATCACCCAGCACCTGAAGTTCTCCCTGCCCTATCGCGCACTGTTCAGCCGGTATCTGGCTCCGGACACTGCCACCCGGTTGATCGACGCACTTGCGGTGCTGCTGGTGCGGTTGCACCTGACCGGTTTCTACTGGGGTGATGTCTCCCTCTCGAACACCCTGTTCCGCCGGGATGCCGGCGAGTTCGCCGCCTACTTGGTGGACGCGGAGACCGGCGACCTGCACGACACCCTGACCACCGGCCAGCGCGAGTACGACCTCGAGATCGCCCGGGTGAACATCATCGGGGAGCTGATGGACCTCGCGGCCGGGGAGTTGCTCGTGGACGATGTGGACACCATCGCCGTGGGCGAGATGATCGTGACCCGCTACCACGAACTGTGGAACCAGCTCACCAGCGTGGAGGAGTTCGGAGCCAGCGACCGGTGGCGCGTGGCCGCCCGGATCCGCCAGCTCAACCAGCTCGGCTACGACGTGGGCGAGCTGCAGATGACCACCGATATCGACGGCACCACCGTGCAGATCCAGCCGAAGGTCGTGGACGCCGGCCACCACCACCGCCGGCTCATGCGCCTGACCGGGCTGGACGTGGAGGAGAACCAGTCACGGCGCCTCCTCAACGACATGGACACCTATCGGGCGGCCACCGATCAGCTGGGCGAGGACGAGGAGTTCGTGGCCCATGAGTGGCTCTCGGACGTGTTCGAACCGACGATCCGGCAGATTCCGCGGGATCTGCGGGGAAAGTTGGAACCGGCCGAGATCTTCCATGAAGTGCTCGAGCACCGGTGGTTCATGGCCCAGGAAGCCGGGCACGACATCCCGATGGCGGACGTGGTCCCGCACTACATCGACACCGTCCTGCGGCACCGGCCCGACGAGGAGGCGATCCTCGGCCTGGACACCGCCACGCTGCGGGCCCTCGGCGAGGACGTCTGA
- a CDS encoding ABC transporter ATP-binding protein, translating into MATVTYDHASRIYPGTETPAVDALNLEVADGEFLVLVGPSGCGKSTSLRMLAGLEDVNSGRILIGDRDVTDVQPKDRDIAMVFQNYALYPHMSVADNMGFALKIAGNPKADIRKRVEEAAKILDLSEYLDRKPKALSGGQRQRVAMGRAIVRNPQVFLMDEPLSNLDAKLRVQTRTQIASLQRRLGVTTVYVTHDQTEALTMGDRICVLKDGVLQQVGTPRDMYDTPQNVFVAGFIGSPAMNLGSFKVADGKANLGGAHIPLTRTTLDAITEEDKGEITLGFRPEAMNLVSEGTEASFGIKVNLVEELGSDAFVYGELLDKEASEHISSGAGDAQVIVRVEPRNPPMKGDTVHVQIQDGQKHLFSSATGQRLPE; encoded by the coding sequence ATGGCAACTGTGACCTATGACCACGCGAGTCGGATCTACCCGGGGACAGAGACCCCCGCGGTGGACGCACTCAACCTCGAGGTCGCCGACGGCGAGTTCCTCGTTCTCGTTGGCCCCTCTGGCTGCGGAAAGTCGACCTCCCTGCGGATGCTCGCAGGTCTGGAGGACGTCAACTCCGGCCGCATCCTGATCGGTGACCGCGACGTCACCGACGTGCAGCCGAAGGACCGCGACATCGCGATGGTGTTCCAGAACTACGCGCTGTACCCGCACATGTCGGTGGCCGACAACATGGGCTTCGCCCTGAAGATCGCCGGCAACCCGAAGGCGGACATCCGCAAGCGGGTCGAGGAAGCCGCGAAGATCCTCGACCTCTCCGAGTACCTGGACCGCAAGCCGAAGGCGCTCTCCGGTGGTCAGCGTCAGCGTGTGGCGATGGGTCGCGCGATCGTGCGTAACCCGCAGGTGTTCCTCATGGACGAGCCGCTCTCGAACCTGGACGCCAAGCTGCGTGTGCAGACGCGTACCCAGATCGCCTCGCTGCAGCGCCGTCTCGGCGTCACCACTGTGTACGTGACGCACGACCAGACCGAGGCCCTCACCATGGGTGACCGGATCTGCGTGCTCAAGGACGGTGTGCTCCAGCAGGTCGGCACCCCCCGCGACATGTACGACACCCCGCAGAACGTGTTCGTCGCGGGCTTCATCGGCTCCCCGGCGATGAACCTCGGTTCCTTCAAGGTGGCCGACGGTAAGGCGAACCTGGGTGGCGCGCACATCCCGCTCACCCGTACCACGCTCGACGCCATCACCGAGGAGGACAAGGGTGAGATCACCCTCGGCTTCCGGCCCGAGGCGATGAACCTGGTCTCCGAGGGCACCGAGGCTTCGTTCGGCATCAAGGTGAACCTGGTGGAGGAGCTGGGCTCGGACGCCTTCGTCTACGGAGAGCTCCTCGACAAGGAGGCTTCCGAGCACATCTCCTCCGGTGCCGGTGACGCCCAGGTGATCGTGCGCGTCGAGCCGCGGAACCCCCCGATGAAGGGTGACACGGTGCACGTGCAGATCCAGGATGGTCAGAAGCACCTCTTCTCCTCCGCCACGGGCCAGCGCCTGCCGGAGTGA
- the otsB gene encoding trehalose-phosphatase, with protein MPHPEQHHRDRPASDHDAPHRPAPDGVPSVSDDALAVALRTFAEHPQLLVALDFDGCLAPFVQDPADARPLPEASAALEELAAADSVQVALVSGRPVEELQQLSSPPPGTWLVGSHGAEQGEVDETGRLHLLPFSLTEDQAGLLADVTAAVGQIAAAYPGAWVEHKPAAAVLHTRGLEPDVADRALAEALTGPGSMDQVWAMRGNQVTEISVVNVSKGAAVTALRERLGVRAAVLYAGDDVTDETALAVLGHGDVGIKVGPAETVAQYRVPDEAALAAALTHLAVWRTSPQPR; from the coding sequence GTGCCGCACCCGGAGCAGCATCACCGCGATCGACCGGCCAGCGATCACGATGCCCCTCATCGCCCTGCCCCCGACGGCGTTCCTTCCGTCAGCGACGATGCGCTCGCCGTGGCGCTGCGCACCTTCGCCGAGCATCCGCAGCTTCTGGTGGCCCTGGATTTCGACGGGTGCCTGGCCCCGTTCGTCCAGGACCCGGCCGATGCCCGCCCGCTGCCGGAGGCGAGCGCCGCGCTGGAGGAACTCGCCGCGGCCGACAGCGTCCAGGTCGCGCTGGTCTCCGGACGGCCGGTGGAGGAACTCCAGCAGCTCTCCAGCCCACCGCCCGGTACCTGGTTGGTGGGCAGCCACGGCGCCGAGCAGGGCGAGGTGGACGAGACCGGCAGACTGCACCTGCTGCCGTTCTCCCTGACCGAGGACCAGGCGGGACTGCTGGCGGATGTCACGGCCGCCGTCGGGCAGATCGCGGCCGCGTACCCGGGCGCCTGGGTGGAACACAAGCCGGCCGCAGCGGTGCTGCACACCCGCGGGCTCGAGCCGGATGTGGCCGACCGGGCGCTTGCCGAGGCGCTGACTGGCCCGGGCAGCATGGATCAGGTGTGGGCCATGCGCGGCAATCAGGTGACCGAGATCTCCGTGGTGAACGTGAGCAAGGGGGCTGCGGTGACGGCACTGCGGGAACGCCTGGGCGTCCGTGCGGCCGTGCTCTATGCGGGCGACGACGTCACCGACGAGACGGCGCTGGCAGTGCTCGGCCACGGCGATGTGGGAATCAAGGTGGGTCCGGCCGAGACGGTGGCTCAGTACCGGGTCCCGGACGAGGCAGCCCTCGCAGCCGCACTCACCCATCTCGCCGTGTGGCGGACCTCACCCCAGCCCCGGTGA